A stretch of the Medicago truncatula cultivar Jemalong A17 chromosome 5, MtrunA17r5.0-ANR, whole genome shotgun sequence genome encodes the following:
- the LOC11426465 gene encoding mannan endo-1,4-beta-mannosidase 7: MMKHFAWLFLLAILVHQECFNINVEAAGDGFVRTRGIHFMLNGNPYYANGFNAYWLMYTASDPSQRFKVSNAFREATSHGLTVARTWAFSDGGYSPLQYSPGFYNEQMFKGLDFVISEARKHGIKLILSLVNNYESFGGKKQYVNWARSNNGQYLTSDDDFFRNPVVKGFYINHVKTVLNRYNSFTGIHYKDDPTIMAWELMNEPRCTSDPSGRTIQGWITEMASLVKSIDRNHLLEAGLEGFYGQSTPQRTKFNPTINNIGTDFIANNRIPGIDFATVHCYPDQWVQSSNEQDQLSFLNNWLSAHFLDAQYALKKPILVAEFGKSFKDSGFSSNQRDQLFNTVYYKIYASAKRGGPASGALFWQLLTEGMESFDDGYGILLGQSTSTANVIAQQSHKLYLIRKIYAKIANERRWKRARFNGRRSSRDGGNRGGQIGF, encoded by the exons ATGATGAAGCATTTTGCTTGGTTATTTCTTTTGGCCATTTTGGTCCATCAAGAGTGTTTCAATATCAATGTAGAAGCTGCTGGTGATGGTTTTGTCAGAACAAGAGGCATTCACTTTATGTTAAATGGAAATCCTTACTATGCAAATGGCTTTAATGCTTACTGGTTAATGTATACAGCTTCTGATCCATCTCAGAGATTCAAGGTTTCTAATGCTTTCCGTGAAGCAACTAGTCATGGACTTACTGTTGCTAGAACTTGGGCTTTCAGTGATGGTGGTTATAGTCCTTTGCAATATTCTCCTGGCTTCTACAATGAACAAATGTTTAAG gGATTGGATTTTGTTATATCTGAGGCTAGAAAGCATGGGATTAAGCTGATACTGAGCTTGGTGAACAATTATGAGAGTTTTGGAGGGAAGAAGCAGTATGTGAACTGGGCTAGAAGTAATAATGGACAGTATTTGACATCAGATGATGATTTCTTTAGGAACCCTGTTGTTAaaggtttctacatcaatcatGTTAAG ACTGTTCTTAACAGGTACAACAGTTTTACTGGAATTCATTATAAAGATGATCCAACAATCATGGCATGGGAGCTTATGAATGAACCTAGGTGTACATCAGATCCTTCAGGAAGGACTATTCAG GGTTGGATCACGGAAATGGCTTCTTTAGTGAAGTCCATTGACAGGAATCACTTATTGGAAGCTGGACTTGAAGGGTTTTATGGCCAATCAACACCACAAAGGACCAAATTTAATCCTACTATTAACAACATTGGGACAGACTTCATTGCCAACAATCGCATCCCAGGCATCGATTTTGCAACCGTTCATTGTTATCCCGACCAATG GGTACAAAGTTCAAATGAACAAGATCAGCTATCATTTTTGAACAACTGGCTTAGTGCTCATTTCCTAGACGCACAATATGCACTAAAAAAACCAATTCTAGTTGCAGAATTTGGAAAATCATTTAAAGATTCAGGTTTCAGTAGTAACCAGAGAGATCAACTTTTCAATACCGTGTACTACAAGATATATGCGTCTGCGAAAAGAGGCGGTCCTGCGAGTGGAGCATTGTTCTGGCAACTTCTTACAGAAGGAATGGAATCTTTCGACGATGGCTATGGAATATTGCTTGGTCAGAGTACTTCTACCGCTAATGTCATTGCTCAGCAATCTCATAAACTATACCTTATTCGGAAGATTTATGCAAAGATCGCTAATGAACGACGATGGAAAAGAGCTAGATTTAACGGAAGAAGGTCTTCACGCGATGGTGGAAATAGAGGAGGACAAATTGGGTTTTGA